The following proteins come from a genomic window of Geomonas sp. RF6:
- the mnmG gene encoding tRNA uridine-5-carboxymethylaminomethyl(34) synthesis enzyme MnmG, protein MIHYEKSYDVIIVGAGHAGCEAALAAARMGCSTLLLSINLDAIALMSCNPAIGGLAKGHLVKEIDALGGEMGRNIDATGIQFRVLNTRKGPAVRASRAQADKQMYRLRMKSVLERQDRLDLKQGEVTDLHMQDGAVAGVDTRGGVRYLGKTVVLTTGTFMRGLIHIGLVHYPGGRAGDLPSVGLSQHLGELGFDVGRLKTGTPARLDARTIDFTKLEPQYGDERPLPFSFETEKIEQPQVPCYIAYTNPRSHEIIRSGLDRSPLYAGIIEGIGPRYCPSIEDKVVRFPEKDRHQSFIEPEGRDTVEMYPSGLSTSLPVDVQWAFYRSIEGLERVEIMRPAYAIEYDYVNPIQLHASLETKVVPNLYHAGQINGTSGYEEAAAQGLMAGINAALRVRGEEPLVLGRSEAYIGVMIDDLVTLGTKEPYRMFTSRAEYRLLLREDNADLRLREKGHAIGLVPEETYRAFHVKKEQIENELAKLSRERLVPSTTDPALLEEWDLVGMQNGMSYEQLLRRPDFTCEDLARVYPAIMEFPESVREQIEIQVKYQGYIGRQLEQVERAAKLEGAKIPEELDYSTIAGLSTEVQEKLAKFRPDTLGQASRIPGITPAGITMLSIALKGRGLK, encoded by the coding sequence TTGATACACTACGAGAAGTCATACGACGTCATTATCGTCGGCGCCGGACACGCCGGTTGTGAGGCGGCACTCGCTGCTGCCAGAATGGGTTGCAGCACCCTCCTTTTGAGCATCAACCTCGACGCGATCGCCCTCATGTCGTGTAACCCTGCCATAGGCGGGCTCGCAAAGGGGCACCTGGTAAAAGAGATCGATGCCCTTGGCGGCGAGATGGGACGCAACATAGACGCCACCGGCATCCAGTTCCGCGTCCTCAACACGAGAAAAGGTCCCGCGGTGCGCGCTTCACGTGCCCAGGCGGACAAGCAGATGTACCGCCTGCGCATGAAATCCGTGCTGGAGCGCCAGGACCGGCTCGACCTGAAGCAGGGTGAGGTCACGGATCTGCACATGCAGGACGGCGCAGTGGCAGGAGTAGATACCAGGGGGGGCGTCAGATACCTTGGTAAGACCGTCGTTCTCACCACCGGGACCTTCATGCGCGGCCTGATCCATATCGGCCTCGTCCATTATCCCGGGGGTAGGGCAGGGGACCTTCCTTCGGTCGGGCTTTCCCAGCACCTGGGTGAGCTTGGATTCGACGTCGGCAGGCTAAAAACCGGGACTCCCGCACGTCTCGACGCACGTACCATCGACTTCACGAAACTCGAGCCGCAGTATGGCGACGAGCGCCCGCTTCCCTTCTCCTTTGAGACGGAAAAGATAGAGCAGCCGCAGGTTCCGTGCTACATCGCCTACACCAACCCGAGAAGCCACGAGATCATCCGCTCCGGCCTTGACAGGTCCCCCCTTTACGCGGGGATTATTGAAGGAATCGGCCCGCGCTATTGCCCGTCGATCGAGGACAAGGTCGTGCGCTTTCCGGAGAAGGACCGGCACCAGAGCTTCATCGAGCCGGAAGGGCGCGACACGGTGGAAATGTATCCCAGCGGGCTCTCCACCTCTCTCCCTGTCGATGTGCAGTGGGCCTTTTACCGCAGCATCGAGGGGCTGGAGCGCGTGGAGATCATGCGCCCCGCCTACGCCATCGAGTATGACTATGTAAATCCGATACAGCTGCACGCCTCCCTCGAGACGAAGGTGGTGCCCAATCTTTACCACGCGGGGCAGATCAACGGCACCTCCGGCTACGAGGAAGCGGCCGCGCAGGGGCTCATGGCGGGGATCAACGCGGCGCTGCGCGTGCGCGGGGAGGAGCCGCTCGTGCTGGGGCGCAGCGAGGCGTACATCGGCGTCATGATCGACGATCTGGTGACCCTGGGGACGAAGGAGCCGTACCGCATGTTCACCTCCCGCGCCGAATATCGTCTCTTGCTGCGCGAGGACAACGCGGATCTGCGGCTGCGCGAGAAAGGGCACGCCATCGGGCTGGTGCCGGAGGAGACGTACCGGGCGTTCCACGTGAAAAAGGAGCAGATCGAGAACGAGTTGGCGAAGCTTTCGCGCGAGAGACTCGTCCCTTCCACGACCGATCCGGCGCTTCTGGAGGAATGGGATCTGGTGGGGATGCAGAACGGCATGAGCTACGAGCAGCTGCTGCGTCGCCCTGATTTCACCTGCGAGGACCTGGCGCGCGTCTATCCGGCGATCATGGAGTTCCCCGAGTCGGTGCGCGAGCAGATCGAGATTCAGGTGAAATACCAGGGATACATCGGAAGGCAGCTCGAGCAGGTGGAGCGCGCGGCGAAGCTTGAGGGGGCGAAGATCCCGGAGGAGCTCGACTACAGCACCATTGCCGGCCTCTCGACCGAGGTGCAGGAGAAGCTCGCGAAGTTCCGTCCGGACACGCTGGGGCAGGCTTCCCGCATACCGGGAATCACTCCCGCGGGTATCACCATGCTTTCCATCGCGCTGAAGGGGAGGGGGCTCAAGTGA
- the dapA gene encoding 4-hydroxy-tetrahydrodipicolinate synthase translates to MFQGSIVALVTPFNNGAIDEEKLRELVEFQIENGTDGIVPCGTTGEASTLDYEEHDRVIQIVVEQTAKRVPVIAGTGSNSTREAIEMTQHAKDLGADGALLVTPYYNKPSQDGLYLHYKAIADAVAIPQVLYNVPGRTGVNLLPETVARLADHPNIVAIKEATGSLLQASEVLALCGDKLDVLSGDDFITFPMMACGGKGVISVTANIMPKEVAAMTDAFFAGNMEEARQLHLKLLKISNAMFVETNPVPVKTAVSLMGKCRDELRLPLAPLVEKNREKLIAIMKEYQLI, encoded by the coding sequence ATGTTTCAGGGAAGCATCGTCGCCCTCGTAACTCCGTTCAACAACGGCGCAATCGACGAGGAGAAGCTGCGGGAACTGGTGGAATTTCAGATCGAGAACGGCACCGACGGGATCGTCCCTTGCGGCACTACCGGAGAGGCCTCTACCCTCGACTATGAAGAGCACGACCGGGTGATCCAGATCGTGGTCGAGCAGACCGCAAAGAGGGTCCCTGTCATCGCGGGGACCGGCTCCAACTCGACCAGGGAAGCGATCGAGATGACGCAGCACGCGAAGGATCTCGGCGCCGATGGCGCGCTGCTGGTCACTCCCTACTACAACAAGCCTTCCCAGGACGGGCTCTACCTGCACTACAAGGCCATCGCGGACGCTGTGGCGATCCCCCAGGTGCTGTACAACGTACCCGGGCGGACGGGCGTGAACCTCCTCCCGGAGACCGTGGCGCGCCTTGCGGACCACCCAAACATCGTGGCCATCAAGGAAGCGACAGGGTCGCTGCTGCAGGCCTCGGAGGTCCTGGCGCTGTGCGGCGACAAGCTGGACGTTCTTTCCGGCGACGACTTCATCACCTTCCCGATGATGGCGTGCGGCGGCAAAGGGGTGATTTCCGTGACGGCTAACATAATGCCGAAGGAAGTCGCAGCGATGACCGACGCCTTCTTTGCCGGCAACATGGAAGAGGCGAGACAGCTCCATCTGAAGCTCCTGAAGATCTCCAACGCCATGTTTGTGGAAACGAACCCGGTCCCGGTAAAGACCGCCGTCTCCCTCATGGGGAAATGCCGCGACGAGCTGCGCCTGCCGCTGGCTCCGCTGGTGGAGAAAAACCGCGAGAAGCTGATCGCCATCATGAAGGAATACCAGCTGATCTAG
- the dapB gene encoding 4-hydroxy-tetrahydrodipicolinate reductase, which yields MIKLAVSGAGGRMGGRIIAAIKETEGVELSGALERPGYVLLGQDAGVISGQGPLGVKVTDDVNEVVKGCDVLIDFTAPKVSLKNLEVCALHGKAIVIGSTGFTPEERALAVELTREIPAVISPNYSVGVNVCFKVLSDVAKILGDDFDVEIVEAHHRLKKDSPSGTAVRMGEVIATALGRDYNKVANFHREGICGERTREEIGMQTIRGGDIIGEHTAYFIGIGERIEVTHRAMTRDMFSRGSVRAAKWVSSAKPGIWDMQDVLGLKA from the coding sequence ATGATCAAACTAGCTGTCAGTGGGGCTGGCGGAAGAATGGGCGGCCGCATCATCGCCGCCATAAAGGAAACTGAAGGTGTGGAACTTTCCGGTGCCCTCGAGCGCCCCGGCTACGTCCTCCTCGGGCAGGACGCCGGCGTCATCTCCGGACAGGGACCGCTCGGCGTGAAGGTAACCGACGACGTGAACGAAGTCGTCAAGGGGTGCGATGTCCTCATCGACTTCACTGCGCCGAAGGTTTCCCTCAAGAACCTGGAGGTTTGCGCACTGCACGGCAAGGCGATCGTCATCGGCTCCACCGGGTTCACCCCTGAAGAGCGCGCACTCGCCGTGGAGCTTACCCGGGAAATCCCGGCAGTAATCTCCCCCAACTATTCCGTCGGTGTGAACGTCTGCTTCAAGGTCCTCTCCGACGTCGCGAAGATCCTCGGGGACGACTTCGATGTGGAGATCGTGGAGGCCCACCACCGTCTGAAGAAGGATTCCCCCTCCGGCACTGCGGTGCGGATGGGTGAGGTCATCGCCACAGCACTCGGGCGCGACTACAACAAGGTCGCCAACTTCCACCGGGAAGGGATCTGCGGCGAGCGCACCCGCGAAGAGATCGGCATGCAGACGATCCGCGGCGGCGACATAATCGGCGAGCACACCGCCTACTTCATCGGGATAGGGGAGCGGATAGAGGTCACCCACCGCGCCATGACCAGGGACATGTTCTCCCGCGGCAGCGTGCGCGCAGCGAAGTGGGTCTCCAGCGCCAAGCCCGGAATCTGGGACATGCAGGACGTGCTCGGCCTCAAGGCGTAG
- the mnmE gene encoding tRNA uridine-5-carboxymethylaminomethyl(34) synthesis GTPase MnmE, with translation MYIRDTIAAISTPVGEGGIGIVRISGDLATRIAGNIFKGKSNGGLKSHRFSYGTVFDPATGDSIDEAMLVYMKGPNSYTREDVLEIQCHGGSLIVQRVLDLVVTQGARLAEPGEFTKRAFLNGRIDLVQAEAIMDVISSRTEASLTLARHQVEGLLSQRIAVIKDAILYALAFVEALIDFPEEDIDIALDSDVMARIAPALLELETLISGFDEGRVIRDGVSVVIVGKPNVGKSSLLNTLLKEKRAIVTSVPGTTRDVIEEVINIEGLPVRLLDTAGIRDSEDQVEQEGVRLTLDRIPKADLVVFVIDGALPFAEEDHAILEAIGGKPYIVVRNKSDLGVSEEIPAALLDRCVSLSTHTGVGVPELRHAIHNEFLSGSATDSREYVAVSRARHRDALLKSLSALRRFEKNLQAGVNLELLPIDLREAIDAVGEVTGETTADDVLDRIFSTFCIGK, from the coding sequence ATGTACATCCGAGATACCATAGCCGCAATAAGCACACCGGTAGGGGAGGGTGGCATAGGGATCGTCCGCATAAGCGGGGATCTCGCCACCCGCATAGCCGGGAACATCTTCAAAGGTAAGTCGAACGGTGGCCTAAAAAGCCACCGTTTTTCTTATGGCACCGTCTTCGATCCCGCTACCGGCGACAGCATCGACGAAGCGATGCTCGTGTACATGAAGGGGCCCAATTCCTACACCCGCGAGGATGTGCTGGAGATCCAGTGCCACGGCGGGAGCCTCATCGTGCAGCGTGTCCTCGACCTGGTGGTCACGCAGGGGGCGCGTCTCGCCGAGCCGGGGGAGTTTACCAAGCGCGCCTTCCTGAACGGGAGAATCGACCTTGTGCAGGCCGAAGCGATCATGGACGTGATCTCCAGCAGGACGGAGGCGTCGCTCACTCTGGCGCGCCACCAGGTGGAGGGGCTCCTTTCCCAGCGCATCGCCGTCATAAAGGATGCCATTCTCTACGCACTGGCTTTTGTTGAGGCGTTGATCGACTTCCCTGAAGAGGATATAGATATCGCTCTTGACAGCGACGTCATGGCGCGCATCGCTCCAGCGCTCCTGGAGCTGGAGACCCTTATATCCGGGTTCGACGAGGGGAGGGTGATCAGGGACGGTGTCAGTGTCGTCATCGTCGGGAAGCCGAACGTAGGGAAGTCGAGCCTTCTGAACACGCTCCTCAAGGAGAAGAGGGCGATTGTTACCTCGGTTCCCGGTACCACCCGCGACGTCATCGAGGAAGTCATAAATATCGAGGGGCTCCCTGTGCGCCTCCTCGATACCGCCGGTATCAGGGACTCGGAGGACCAGGTAGAGCAGGAGGGGGTGCGTCTCACCCTTGACCGGATCCCGAAGGCGGATCTCGTCGTCTTCGTGATCGACGGCGCGCTCCCTTTCGCCGAGGAGGATCATGCTATCCTGGAGGCGATCGGAGGGAAGCCCTACATTGTGGTGAGGAACAAGTCGGACCTCGGCGTGTCCGAAGAGATTCCTGCCGCTCTCCTTGATCGCTGCGTCAGCCTCTCCACCCATACCGGTGTAGGGGTGCCTGAGCTGCGCCATGCCATTCACAATGAATTCCTCAGCGGGAGCGCCACCGACAGTCGCGAGTATGTGGCGGTATCGCGAGCGAGGCATCGGGACGCACTATTGAAGTCACTCTCGGCGCTGCGCCGGTTTGAGAAGAACCTGCAGGCAGGTGTCAATCTTGAGCTGCTGCCGATAGATCTTCGCGAGGCGATAGATGCGGTAGGGGAGGTCACCGGTGAGACGACGGCGGATGACGTGCTGGACCGGATCTTCTCCACTTTCTGCATAGGGAAATAA
- the lysA gene encoding diaminopimelate decarboxylase — MHYFQYKDEQLHAEEVSIKDIVERVGTPAYIYSHATLERHFKAMDDAFAGTPHTICYSVKANSSLGVLKTFINLGGGVDIVSGGELYRALAAGVDPKKVVYSGVGKRDDEIAYALDSGILLFNVESEQELDRIDMVAGHLGKKAGIALRVNPDVDPETHPYITTGLKKAKFGINIERALEQYARAKTLQNLEIIGVDCHIGSQLTKVSPFVDTIKKLKRLVAGVREMGIDLKYLDLGGGLGIQYNDEVPPLPSEYGKAILEETKDLGLHLLFEPGRNLVGNAGILVAKCLFTKKGDEKDFIIIDAGMNDLARPALYGSFHGVQPVVKDQEGTVVADIVGPICESGDFLVKEREVPNFKQGDFVAFMSAGAYGFTMSSNYNSRPRVPEIMVKGDRYEVIREREKVEDLIKGEHLPSFL, encoded by the coding sequence ATGCATTACTTTCAGTACAAGGATGAACAACTCCACGCTGAAGAAGTTTCCATAAAAGATATCGTCGAGAGAGTCGGCACTCCCGCCTACATTTACTCCCACGCCACCCTCGAGAGACATTTCAAGGCGATGGACGACGCTTTCGCCGGCACTCCCCATACCATCTGCTACTCCGTCAAGGCGAACTCCAGCCTCGGCGTCCTCAAGACCTTCATCAACTTGGGCGGTGGTGTCGATATCGTCTCCGGCGGCGAACTCTACCGCGCGCTGGCAGCGGGCGTCGATCCGAAAAAGGTCGTCTACTCCGGCGTAGGGAAGAGGGACGACGAGATCGCCTACGCGCTCGACTCCGGCATCCTCCTCTTCAACGTGGAGTCCGAGCAGGAGCTCGACCGCATCGACATGGTGGCGGGACACCTGGGCAAGAAGGCCGGCATCGCGCTGCGCGTCAATCCCGACGTCGATCCGGAAACCCACCCGTACATCACCACCGGGCTCAAGAAGGCGAAATTCGGCATAAATATCGAGCGGGCCCTCGAGCAGTACGCCCGGGCGAAGACCCTCCAGAACCTGGAAATCATCGGCGTCGACTGCCACATCGGCAGCCAGCTCACCAAAGTATCCCCCTTTGTCGACACCATCAAGAAGCTCAAGAGACTGGTGGCCGGCGTGCGTGAGATGGGGATCGACCTCAAGTACCTCGACCTCGGCGGCGGGCTGGGGATTCAGTACAATGACGAGGTGCCGCCGCTCCCTTCGGAGTACGGCAAGGCGATCCTCGAGGAGACGAAGGACCTCGGTCTGCACCTCCTTTTCGAGCCGGGGAGGAACCTGGTCGGCAACGCAGGGATCCTGGTGGCAAAGTGCCTCTTCACCAAGAAAGGGGACGAGAAGGACTTCATCATCATCGACGCAGGGATGAACGATCTGGCACGTCCCGCCCTCTACGGCTCCTTCCACGGCGTGCAGCCGGTTGTGAAGGATCAGGAGGGGACTGTGGTGGCGGATATCGTCGGCCCCATTTGCGAGTCCGGTGACTTCCTGGTAAAAGAACGCGAGGTCCCCAACTTCAAGCAGGGCGATTTCGTTGCCTTCATGTCCGCAGGCGCCTACGGCTTCACCATGAGCAGCAACTACAACAGCCGTCCCCGCGTCCCGGAGATCATGGTGAAGGGTGACCGCTACGAGGTGATTCGCGAGCGCGAGAAGGTCGAGGATCTCATCAAAGGTGAGCACCTTCCTTCGTTCCTGTAG
- a CDS encoding LL-diaminopimelate aminotransferase — protein MAQINDNYLKLKAGYLFPEIGRRVRAFAAANPEAKVIRLGIGDVTQPLTPTVLKAFHAAVDDLGAEATFMGYGPEQGYDFLINAVIEKSYNPLGVELKPTEMFVSDGSKCDCANILDIFALDNTVAIADPVYPVYNDTNVMIGRSGDADEKGYYKGLVYMPCTEENGFLPAYPSEKVDIIYLCFPNNPTGTVATKEQLKGWVDYALANGSVILFDAAYEAFITDPTIPHSIYEIEGAKKCAIEFRSFSKTAGFTGVRCGLVVVPEELEGTTSTGEKYSYNKLWLRRQTTKFNGASYPVQRAAAAVYSEEGWKETKANIDYYMENARIIREGLSEAGLTVYGGVNGPYIWLKTPAGLTSWDFFDKLLTECHVVGTPGSGFGPSGEGFFRLSAFGNRNNVIEAVERIKKNLKK, from the coding sequence ATGGCACAGATCAACGATAACTACCTGAAGTTGAAGGCTGGGTACCTTTTCCCTGAGATAGGTCGGCGCGTGCGAGCCTTCGCCGCGGCCAATCCGGAAGCAAAGGTGATCCGCCTCGGAATCGGCGACGTCACCCAGCCCCTCACCCCCACCGTTCTGAAAGCGTTCCACGCAGCAGTCGACGATCTCGGCGCCGAGGCGACCTTCATGGGTTACGGCCCGGAGCAGGGGTACGATTTCCTGATCAACGCCGTTATCGAGAAGTCGTACAACCCCCTGGGGGTTGAACTGAAGCCGACCGAAATGTTCGTCTCCGACGGCTCCAAGTGCGACTGCGCCAACATCCTCGACATCTTCGCCCTCGACAACACCGTCGCCATCGCCGACCCCGTCTACCCGGTGTACAACGACACCAACGTGATGATCGGCAGGAGCGGCGACGCGGACGAGAAAGGGTACTACAAGGGGCTGGTGTACATGCCGTGCACCGAGGAAAACGGCTTCCTCCCGGCGTATCCGTCCGAGAAGGTGGACATCATCTACCTGTGCTTCCCGAACAACCCGACCGGCACCGTGGCGACCAAAGAGCAGCTGAAGGGATGGGTCGACTACGCCCTTGCCAACGGCTCCGTCATCCTCTTTGACGCCGCCTACGAGGCATTCATCACCGACCCGACGATCCCGCACTCCATCTACGAGATCGAAGGGGCGAAGAAGTGCGCCATCGAATTCCGCTCCTTCTCCAAGACCGCCGGCTTCACCGGCGTGCGCTGCGGCCTGGTGGTCGTCCCCGAGGAGCTCGAGGGAACCACCTCCACCGGCGAAAAATACAGCTACAACAAGCTCTGGCTGCGCCGTCAGACCACCAAGTTCAACGGCGCCTCCTACCCCGTGCAGAGAGCGGCAGCCGCCGTTTACTCCGAAGAGGGGTGGAAGGAAACGAAGGCCAACATCGACTACTACATGGAGAACGCCCGCATCATCAGGGAAGGGCTCTCCGAGGCAGGGCTCACCGTGTACGGCGGCGTGAACGGCCCGTACATCTGGCTGAAGACCCCGGCGGGGCTCACCTCCTGGGACTTCTTCGACAAGCTCCTCACCGAGTGCCACGTCGTCGGGACCCCCGGCAGCGGTTTCGGCCCGAGCGGTGAAGGGTTCTTCCGTCTCTCCGCCTTCGGCAACAGAAACAACGTCATCGAAGCGGTGGAACGGATCAAGAAGAACCTGAAGAAGTAG
- the rsmG gene encoding 16S rRNA (guanine(527)-N(7))-methyltransferase RsmG, producing MNAAAKKALLQGAAELGVTLSDAQAAAFDAFAEELKKWNKKINLTAIDDDAGIAVKHFVDSLTIFRALKPAGKLLDIGSGGGFPCIPVKIVAPEIEVLSVDAVVKKISFQKNAARLLNLERFTAQHVRAETLAADHAASFDWIVSRAFSDIPSFAAMALPLLKEDGKIIAMKGREGLKEAEAASGALAELGAKVVSVDEFALPIAGDARSLVVIARA from the coding sequence GTGAATGCAGCAGCGAAAAAAGCCCTTCTGCAAGGAGCGGCTGAATTAGGAGTCACCCTTTCCGACGCGCAGGCCGCAGCCTTCGACGCCTTCGCCGAAGAGCTCAAAAAGTGGAACAAGAAGATCAACCTGACCGCAATAGATGACGATGCAGGGATTGCGGTAAAGCATTTCGTCGACTCCCTGACCATATTCAGGGCGCTGAAGCCGGCAGGCAAGCTTCTGGACATCGGCTCCGGTGGAGGCTTTCCCTGCATCCCGGTGAAGATAGTTGCACCCGAGATAGAGGTGCTCTCAGTTGATGCTGTGGTGAAGAAGATCAGCTTTCAGAAAAACGCGGCGCGGCTCCTCAACCTGGAGCGCTTCACCGCGCAGCACGTTCGCGCCGAGACGCTCGCCGCCGACCATGCAGCCTCCTTCGACTGGATCGTCTCCAGAGCCTTCTCCGACATCCCCTCCTTCGCAGCGATGGCGCTTCCCCTTCTGAAGGAAGACGGAAAGATCATCGCCATGAAAGGACGGGAAGGATTGAAGGAAGCGGAGGCAGCCTCCGGTGCGCTGGCCGAGTTGGGTGCCAAGGTCGTCTCGGTCGACGAATTTGCACTGCCGATCGCAGGGGATGCCAGATCCCTCGTGGTGATCGCCCGCGCGTAG
- the yidC gene encoding membrane protein insertase YidC, which translates to MEKRLVVAVLLSIGVLYAYSFFFPPPKQVAPNASPAQQLSQPAVSAAPGTAAAPAPSAPAPVAAVPQATAAKEVVVDTDLYQAVFSTQGAGLKRVVLKKYKETPGPQGKDVVLLDEANADRFAFLTESRELGIAPGALFNASADSVKLTDGKSGTLEFTTKTPQGIVFRKVFSFSGNQYRIGLTEEIQNAGAAKTDGVLHLVQHNRVVEHKKEGRYEVHGPSTLVGEKLTADKMENLLKEPKAYDRGVMWSAFADKYFMDAVISEKGSIASVRLSRPANDVLVRDIASPVVSVNPGQAAGVSYNLFIGPKDLDVLKVQGSRLEEVIDYGWFAALAKPLVKILKYLYQYTHNYGIAIIIITVVLKVLFFPLTQKSYKSMKEMQKLQPKMTELREKYKNDRDRMNREVMELYKTHKVNPMGGCLPMLVQIPVFFALYRALMYSIELRHAPFMLWITDLSAKDPYYVTPIIMGVTMFIQQKMTPTNMDPVQAKMMLALPVVFTFMFLNFPSGLVIYWLVNNVLTIAQQAYINKTTA; encoded by the coding sequence ATGGAAAAAAGACTCGTTGTCGCGGTACTACTCTCCATCGGGGTCCTGTATGCGTACTCCTTTTTCTTCCCCCCCCCGAAGCAGGTAGCCCCCAATGCGTCTCCTGCCCAGCAGCTTTCCCAGCCCGCGGTTTCCGCCGCACCTGGGACTGCCGCAGCTCCCGCACCTTCCGCGCCGGCTCCCGTTGCTGCAGTACCTCAGGCGACTGCCGCCAAAGAGGTCGTGGTGGATACCGACCTGTACCAGGCCGTCTTCTCCACCCAGGGTGCCGGGCTCAAGAGGGTCGTCCTTAAGAAATACAAGGAGACTCCGGGACCCCAGGGTAAGGACGTCGTTCTCCTGGACGAGGCCAATGCCGACCGTTTCGCCTTCCTCACCGAATCGCGCGAGCTCGGCATCGCCCCCGGCGCTCTTTTCAACGCCAGCGCCGACAGCGTAAAGCTCACCGACGGCAAGAGCGGCACGCTGGAGTTCACCACGAAGACCCCCCAGGGGATCGTCTTCAGGAAGGTGTTCTCCTTCTCCGGCAACCAGTACAGGATAGGGCTCACCGAGGAGATCCAGAACGCAGGTGCGGCGAAGACCGACGGCGTCCTGCACCTCGTGCAGCACAACCGCGTGGTGGAGCACAAGAAAGAGGGGAGATACGAGGTTCACGGTCCCTCTACCCTGGTAGGGGAGAAGCTCACCGCGGACAAGATGGAGAACCTCCTCAAGGAGCCGAAGGCGTACGACAGGGGAGTCATGTGGTCTGCGTTTGCGGACAAGTACTTCATGGACGCCGTCATCTCCGAAAAGGGGAGCATCGCCTCGGTGCGTCTTTCCCGTCCGGCCAATGACGTGCTGGTGAGGGACATCGCTTCCCCGGTAGTGTCGGTGAACCCCGGGCAGGCCGCCGGCGTCTCCTACAATCTCTTTATCGGCCCGAAGGATCTCGACGTCCTCAAGGTGCAGGGGAGCAGGCTGGAAGAGGTCATCGACTACGGCTGGTTCGCCGCGCTGGCAAAGCCGCTGGTTAAAATCCTCAAATACCTGTACCAGTACACCCACAACTACGGCATCGCGATCATCATCATCACCGTCGTGCTCAAGGTGCTCTTCTTCCCGCTGACGCAGAAAAGCTACAAGTCGATGAAGGAGATGCAGAAGCTCCAGCCGAAGATGACCGAGCTGCGCGAGAAGTACAAGAACGACCGCGACCGGATGAACCGCGAGGTCATGGAGCTGTACAAGACGCACAAGGTGAACCCGATGGGGGGGTGCCTCCCGATGCTGGTTCAGATACCGGTCTTCTTCGCCCTGTACCGCGCGCTCATGTACTCCATCGAGCTGCGCCACGCGCCTTTCATGCTCTGGATCACGGACCTTTCCGCCAAGGACCCGTACTACGTGACTCCGATCATCATGGGTGTTACCATGTTCATCCAGCAGAAGATGACCCCGACGAACATGGATCCGGTACAGGCGAAGATGATGCTGGCGCTCCCGGTGGTCTTCACCTTCATGTTCCTGAACTTCCCCTCCGGCCTCGTCATCTACTGGCTGGTGAACAACGTCCTCACCATCGCGCAGCAGGCATACATCAACAAGACGACCGCCTAG
- a CDS encoding type 1 glutamine amidotransferase domain-containing protein: protein MKALFLSADNFEDSELLVPFYRLKEAGYEVDIASSNTGTIRGKHGYEVKVNLLFNEVMPDQYSILVIPGGKAPAAIRSDQKVKEIARSFFEADKPVAAICHGPQILTSAGVLKGRRATCYPAVAPELKEIEAQYEDSEVVVDGKLVTSRQPDDLPAFMREMMKLLPH from the coding sequence ATGAAAGCTCTTTTTCTCAGTGCAGATAATTTTGAAGACAGTGAATTGCTGGTCCCCTTCTACCGCCTCAAGGAGGCAGGGTACGAGGTGGACATCGCGTCGTCCAACACCGGCACGATCCGGGGGAAACACGGCTACGAGGTAAAGGTCAATCTCCTCTTCAACGAGGTTATGCCCGATCAGTACAGCATCCTGGTCATCCCGGGAGGGAAGGCGCCAGCGGCGATCCGCTCCGACCAGAAGGTAAAGGAGATTGCACGGAGTTTCTTCGAGGCGGACAAACCGGTAGCGGCGATATGCCACGGGCCGCAGATTCTTACTTCGGCGGGGGTCCTGAAGGGACGGCGCGCGACCTGCTACCCGGCGGTCGCCCCGGAACTGAAAGAGATCGAGGCCCAGTATGAGGACAGCGAGGTCGTGGTGGACGGGAAGCTGGTGACGTCGCGGCAGCCTGATGACCTCCCCGCATTCATGCGGGAAATGATGAAGCTGCTGCCACATTAA
- the yidD gene encoding membrane protein insertion efficiency factor YidD — MLNKTLIGFIKAYQRYVSPFLGSSCRFYPTCSHYSLQSLEKYGPMKGSWLTVLRILKCHPFHPGGYDPVR, encoded by the coding sequence ATGCTCAATAAGACGCTCATAGGCTTCATCAAGGCGTACCAGAGGTATGTCTCTCCCTTTCTAGGCTCCTCCTGCCGTTTTTACCCCACCTGTTCCCATTACTCCCTGCAATCGCTGGAAAAATATGGCCCCATGAAGGGCTCGTGGCTCACGGTGCTGCGCATTCTCAAATGCCACCCGTTCCACCCCGGCGGTTACGATCCTGTCAGATAG